The Apium graveolens cultivar Ventura chromosome 6, ASM990537v1, whole genome shotgun sequence genome contains a region encoding:
- the LOC141665486 gene encoding uncharacterized protein LOC141665486 — translation MDSCKLYVDGSSTAERSGAGLILISPEGFTIQQAITFAFKAMNNQAEYEALVAGLKLEKSLGISKMTIHSDSQIVVKQTSGEYIAKDPTLAQYQAMVRNILEATPDITILQINREENSKADELSKLVQNTSDLVSSVYFEELKVPSIEQAEVLCIGSPGNWMTPYIAYLGDGTLPEDQNKARYLKYKAACFFLEEGQLYRRTFSTPTLKCVDPEEANYCLREVHEGICGDHLAAKALAYKIIRQGYY, via the coding sequence ATGGATTCCTGCAAGCTCTATGTCGACGGATCCTCCACGGCCGAAAGGTCCGGAGCGGGCCTCATCCTGATTAGCCCAGAGGGCTTTACCATTCAACAGGCAATAACTTTCGCTTTCAAGGCGATGAATAATCAGGCCGAATATGAAGCACTCGTTGCCGGGCTCAAATTGGAAAAATCTCTTGGTATTTCAAAAATGACCATCCACAGTGATTCCCAGATTGTAGTCAAGCAAACCAGTGGGGAATATATTGCGAAAGATCCAACACTAGCACAGTACCAGGCAATGGTACGGAACATCTTGGAAGCCACTCCCGATATCACCATACTTCAGATTAACAGAGAAGAGAACTCCAAAGCAGATGAGCTATCCAAGCTGGTGCAGAACACCTCGGACCTCGTTAGCTCGGTTTACTTCGAAGAACTTAAAGTACCCAGCATAGAACAAGCTGAGGTCCTGTGCATCGGGAGCCCTGGCAATTGGATGACTCCCTACATAGCTTACTTAGGAGATGGGACGCTCCCGGAAGATCAGAACAAGGCCAGATACTTAAAATACAAAGCTGCTTGTTTCTTCCTGGAAGAGGGTCAGCTATACAGAAGAACCTTTTCCACACCCACCTTGAAATGTGTGGACCCCGAGGAGGCTAATTATTGCCTCCGAGAGGTTCATGAAGGCATCTGCGGAGACCATCTGGCAGCCAAAGCTCTGGCTTACAAAATCATCAGACAGGGGTATTACTAG